The sequence AGGTCACGGAGGCCGATCGTTACGGCGACTCTCCGCGCCTGCAGCAGGTGCTCAACGCATACCGGCGCGCGGGCTTCCGGGTGGCGCTCGACGACCTCGGCGCAGGGTGGTCGACGCTCAATCTGGTGCACCGGGTGCGCCCGGACTTCATCAAGCTGGACCGGGAGTTGATCCGCGGCGTGCACGACGACCCGGTGAAGGCCCTCATCGCCCGCAAGCTGCTCGAGATCGGCCATGGCATGCGCATCGGCACCATCGTGGAAGGGATCGAAGAGGAGGCGGAGTTGTCCTGGGTCCGCGACAACGGCGCCGATTTCGTGCAGGGGTTCTTGCTCGGCAGGCCTTCTCCGGTAGTGAGGAGCTAGCGATGCACCCGCGCCTCCGTCGCCAGCTCGCCTCGCTTCGCACCGAGCTGCCGCCGGCGTTCCGTCAACTGATCGCCGCCATCGACGCCCATTACCGTGAATTCGACGCGGAGCGGGCGGAGCTGGAGGAGTCGCTCGCCTCGGTGACGGCACTGCTGCATCGCGCGCAGAGCCGCGCGGCGGCCGCGAGAGGGCGGAAGAACGAACGGCGGGAGAAGGCTGCCAAGGCGCAGCGGCGCCTCTCGCGCCTGCTCGAGAAGAGCCGGGTAGCCGTGTTCGAGCTCACCCCCGAGCTGCTGATCCGCATCGCGAACCCGGCGGCGGCGCGGCTCTGCGGCGCCGACGCGGAAGAGTTGCCGGGCAAGCGCATCTTCGAGGTGCTCGAGCCGATCGGCGCGGAGGACCTGGCGTCGAAGTGGAGCGCGCCGCTGCGGCAGGGCGAGCCGGTGGCCCGCACGCTGGCGTGCTCGACCCGCGACGGCCGGTCGCTCGCGTGCGACTGGGTGTTCCTGCCCCGCGTCCGTCGCGACGGATCCGTCTCCCGGATCACGCTGGTGCTGCGCGACCAGACCGAGGCGGTGGAGAAGCACGACGCGGTCCGCGAGCGGGAGGACCGTCTCTCGGTTGCGCTCTCCAGCACGCCCGACGTGCTCTGGGACTGGGACCTTCGCGCGAACCGCCTCTACCTGTCCCCGCGCTGGCAACAGCTGGTGGGCGGTCCTCCGTCGGCTACCGGCAATCCGGGCGACTGGCTGGACCGCGTTCATCCCGAGGACGCCGCACCGCTGCGGGCGGCGCTCACCGCCCACATCGAAGGGCATACCGACTCGTTCGAGCACGAGCACCGCGTCCGCCACGCCGACGGCGACTGGCGCTGGGTGCTGGCGCGCGGGGCCGCCCGACGCGACGAGAAGGGAACAGCCGTTCGCGCCGCCGGGCTGATGAACGACATCACCCGCCACCGCACGCTGGTGGAGCGGATGGCGCACGACGCCCGGCACGACGCGCTCACCGGGTTGCCGAACCGGACGTTGTTCCTCGATCTGCTGCGCCACTCGTTCTATCGCACCCGGCGCCACGAGGATTACCGCTTCGCGGTGCTGTTCATCGACATCGACCGCTTCAAGATGGTGAACGACGCCTTCGGCCACGAGGCCGGCGATCAGCTCCTGCAGCAGATCGGACGGCGGCTGGAGTCCTGCCTGCGCGAAGGCGATACCCTCGCGCGGCACGGCGGCGACGAGTTCACCATGTGGCTCGACGACGTGCGCGGATCGGCGGACGCCGTGCGGGTGGCGGACCGCGTGCACGAGGTGATGCGGGAGCCCTTCGAGGTCGGCGGGCAGCGGGTCCAGTCCAGCGCGAGCATCGGCGTGGCGGTGGGATCGTCGCAGTACCAGAAGGCCGAGGACGTCCTGCGCGACGCGGACGTGGCCATGTACCGGGCCAAGGCATTGGGCAAGGCGCGGACCGCGGTGTTTCAGCGGGAAGCCATCGAGGGCGCGCCTGCCCATGTGCAGATGGAGAGCGACTTGCGCAGCGCGCTGGTGCGCAACGAGCTCTGCGTCCACTACATGCCCATCGTCGACGTGATGACGGGCAAGGTCCGGGCGGTCGAGGCGCTCGCGCGCTGGCAGCATCCGCGGCTCGGGCTCGTGCCTCCCTCCAAGTTTCTCGGGCTGGCGCAAGAGGCGGGCCTGATCGTGTCCATCGATCAGTGGGTGCTGCAGACCGCGTCGCGGCAGCTCCAGGACTGGCGCCGGGACATCGCCACCGCCAACCGGCTGTCCATCTCGGTGAACTTCTCCCGCGATATCCTCGAG comes from Deltaproteobacteria bacterium and encodes:
- a CDS encoding EAL domain-containing protein; amino-acid sequence: MHPRLRRQLASLRTELPPAFRQLIAAIDAHYREFDAERAELEESLASVTALLHRAQSRAAAARGRKNERREKAAKAQRRLSRLLEKSRVAVFELTPELLIRIANPAAARLCGADAEELPGKRIFEVLEPIGAEDLASKWSAPLRQGEPVARTLACSTRDGRSLACDWVFLPRVRRDGSVSRITLVLRDQTEAVEKHDAVREREDRLSVALSSTPDVLWDWDLRANRLYLSPRWQQLVGGPPSATGNPGDWLDRVHPEDAAPLRAALTAHIEGHTDSFEHEHRVRHADGDWRWVLARGAARRDEKGTAVRAAGLMNDITRHRTLVERMAHDARHDALTGLPNRTLFLDLLRHSFYRTRRHEDYRFAVLFIDIDRFKMVNDAFGHEAGDQLLQQIGRRLESCLREGDTLARHGGDEFTMWLDDVRGSADAVRVADRVHEVMREPFEVGGQRVQSSASIGVAVGSSQYQKAEDVLRDADVAMYRAKALGKARTAVFQREAIEGAPAHVQMESDLRSALVRNELCVHYMPIVDVMTGKVRAVEALARWQHPRLGLVPPSKFLGLAQEAGLIVSIDQWVLQTASRQLQDWRRDIATANRLSISVNFSRDILEQADVGAHIDRVLRESHLVPADLNMDINESVLAPDNGIDNLADLHQRGLKLHMDDFGVGQGWLRHLHKIEVDTIKMDRSFLAGGGDRDRQVLGRIVQIARDLGKTVIAEGVETKEQARLVREVGCSLAQGFFFSPPLDPAKTRTLLQGGVLDVV